The genomic interval ATCGGTCAGGCCCCGGCGGCCGCCACGGTGACGTCGCGCACGAACGTGTTCCAGGCGCCGGAAGCGAAGGTGACCGAGGGGCCGTCGGCCACCTTGGAGTCGCGCACGTCGATCGACTGCGTGAGCGGGGACCTGACTTCGACGCAAGCGCCGTTCTGCGCCGAGTACGAGGACTTCGTCCAGCTGTCCGTAGAGCCCTGACGGATGGCCATGTTCACTCCGGTTCGCGAGTTGTGTGAGGGGTGCCAGTCGTGTTCTCGACGGCTCGATGGACGCTACTCGGCAACGCCGCCTTGCGAGGCGGGCATTCACTCGACCGGATGCTTCTCGGGTGCTGACCTTCCACTGCGAGCGGCGACGGTGTACATTTCCGCCGCCGCTCTCGCGAGCTTCCCGTTTCCGTTAGTACGTGCGGTGGTTGTGGGGTCGTTCGCCTCTCACTCCGCGCTCAGTCGGGTGTACTCCTTCGCGATGCGGGCGATGATCTCGCGGCTCTTCTCCACGCTCAGCGCCTGCGCCCGCAGGTGCTCGTACATGACGCTGTACAGCTGGAGGTCGTTCGCCTTCTCCAGGTAGAGGTCGCTGGTGACACCCTCGATGTAGACGACGCTCGAATCCGCAGCGTCCGGGAACTCCAGGATGGCGTACTGACCGCTGATCCCCGGATGGGCGCCGGCCTCGAACGGCAGGACCTGCACGGTGACGTGCGGCAGGTGCGAGAGCTCCACCAGGCGTTCCAGCTGCTCGATCATCACCTGCTTGCCGCCCACCATCCGGCGCAGGGCGGACTCGTCGATGACCGCCCACATCCGCAGCGGATGGTCCGGGTCGGTGATCCGCTCCTGGCGGCGCGAACGCACGCCCACCCGCTTGTCGATGTCCGACTGGGGCGCCTCCGGCAGTGCGCCTGTGATCAGCGCCTCGGCGTACTGCCGGGTCTGGAGCAGGCCGGGGATGACCTGGGGCTCGTAGACCCGCAGGGACGCCGCGTCGGTCTCCAGGCCGATGTACACGCTGTACGGGATGTCCCCGAACGCGTGCCACCAGCCCTGCTGGCGGGAGTCCTTGGCCATCTGCATCAGCGACTCGACGACCCGGTGGTCCTCGACCTCGTACACCCCGCAGAGGTCGCGGACATCGCGCTGGCTGATGGAACGGCGGCCGTTCTCCAGGCGGCTGATCTTCGACTGCGAGACCAGCAGCCGCTCCGCCACCTCCTCGGCGGTCATTCCCTTGACTTCGCGCAGTCGGCGCAATTCCTGACCCAACCGGCGTCGCCTGACGGTGGGATTGACGTTGGACGGCACGGAAACGGCACCTCCGGCTATGTAGCTGTGCGTATCTACTGCTGAGCAGATTGCCACCCTCGGGCCCGGCCGCGCTGGGAAACGGCCACACACAGCGGCGCGGGGCAGTCGGTGGTATCGACTGCCCCGCGTCTGGTGCGGCTCCCGAACCGGGTCTGGATGACAACGGTGCGGCTGTGTTCGGTTGTTGACGTGCGTGGTGCCGTTACGGTCCTAGTGGGCCGCGGTGTGCGCCATGCTGCCGCGCCGTGAGGGCGACGGCACTTGCGGTTGCAACGGAACGCCGGCCGCCTGAGCGCGGCGCGGCTGTGCGACCGCCCCGTTCTGGACGTCCATGACGGCGTGCGCCACGAGGCCGCCCATCGGGTCGTGCCTGATCAGGTCCCGGAGCCGGGAGCGCGATGAACGCCCCTCGTTCCCGGGGTACAGGTGCTTGCCGAGTCCGACCGCGTGGGCCAGTGCGGCAAGCGCCGCGGTCCGCGGGTCCGGCGGTACGCCGGTGCGGATCGCACTGTCCAGCCTGGCCCTGATGTCCCGGCTGATCGCCGTGTCCGTCGCCTGGTAGCGAGTCGTCGGCAGCACTCCGCACATCTGGCCCTCGACGGCATGCACCATGCCGCACCGCTCCAGATGAGCGAGGTAAATCTGGCGGAGCCCCAGCCGGGGTCCGCCGATCCAGTGGACCGCCCGGACCGGACTGCCGCGCCTGCGCAGCAGTTCCAGTGCGGAGTCCAGGGTCGGATCTCCTGTCGGCCGTGGCATCACCACGGCGATACGATCCCCGTCTGGGGCTATCCGTCCTGCCAGGGCCAGCTCCACTAGCTGGGCTCCGGCGAGGCCGAGGTCGAGCGACTGCGGCTGCGCTGTGGTACCCGTGGTCGGGTCCAGAGCGAGCAGCAGAAGCTCCTCCGGAATTGTTCTGCGGCTCCTGCCCATCCATGCCTCCCCGCGTGGATGAATGACAGGGTGACCCCTCTCACATCTTCCTGTCGAGAGCGCCTGGTGGCTTTGTACGGGAACCAGTAGGTATGTCGTTCTCGTCTAGCAGCCCGGCCGAGGGTTCACACGGGACACTGGTAGATGGTTCGGACAGCGCGGGGGTTCCCCGCGCCGCATGGAGGAGGCATCGGTGGCGGGCGAGTCCCCCGACAAGTCGGAGCAGCAGCAGTCGTCGGGAACGACTCGCAACGAGCGCGATCCGCGGCTCGGCGTCTTCCGTGACCCCGAACCGGGTTCCGGCCCGGAGGCCGGTGCGGATTCCGCTACGGGGTCCGGCGCGGCCGGCCCGGAGAAGCCGACGCCCACCGGCGCCACCGGCGCCACCGGCGCCCGGAGCGCCGAGAGCCCTGCGGAGGGCCGGGACGGGGACGCGCGTACGGCCCCGGAGGCCGCCGAGAGCGCGGCGAGCGCTGCGGAGGGCCGGGACGGGGACGCGGATACGGCTCCGGGGGGCGCCGAGAGCGCTCTGGGGGCCGCTGAGGAGCCGGAAGCGGCGGCGGACGCCCCCGAGACCGCTGAGGACGCGGAGGGCGGCGAGCCCGAGCCGGAGGAGGGCGACGCGCGTCTCCGGGCGGCCGTGGCCGCCTGGGTCTCGACGGCCGACGACGGCGACAAGTCCGCGGACGAGGCCGAGGCGCCGGAGGAGCCCCGCGTAACCGCTCCCCGCGAGGAGGGGCCGGAGGCCGAGCCGCAGGCTCCCGTCGCCGACGCGAAGGAACCGGCCGACGACGAGCCGGCCACCGACAGCGACGAATCGGCCACCACCGAGCCCGCCGAGGCGCAGACCGGCGACGAGGACCCGAAGGGGAGCACGCCCGCCGCCGAGGCGCCCGCCCCGGACGAGGAGCCGCCCGCCGCCAAGGCGCCCGCCCCCGACGAGGAGCCGCCCGCCGCCGAGGCGAAGAAGCCGACCACCGGCGAGAACTCCCCGGACGAGGAGTCGCCCGCCGCCGAGGCGCCCGCCCCCGACGAGAAGCCGTCCGCCGACGAGGAGCCGCCCGCCGCCAAGGCGCCCGCGTCCGCGCCCGTTGATCAGCCCACCGCCGTCTTCAAGGCCCCCGGCTGCCCAAGGTCGATCAGCCGACCACCGCGCTGAAGATCAAGCGGTCGCCGTCCGGGCAGCCCGTCGCCGCCGAGAGCGAGTCGCTCGCCGAGCGGACCAGCCAGTTCGTACCGCTGCGCTCCGACGACGTACGCCGGCCGCCCGCCCCGCGCACGCCCGAGAACCCCGCGGCGGCACCCGGCGCCCCCGCTGCCCTCAGCGGCGCCGAGCGGACCCGGCAGCAGCCCATGCCGCCGAAGCCGCCGCTCGACCTGCTCGCCGAGCTGACGAACACCCCGCCGCCCCCGGAGACCCCGGTCCGCACGGCGGTGCGCAGGGTCAAGATCTGGACACCGCTGGTCATCCTCCTGCTCATCGTCTTTGCGATCGCGCAGATGGTGCGCCCGCTCCCGGACCCGTCGCTGACGATGACCGCGAAGGAGACGTACGGCTTCGAGGGCGGCGCCCCGAAGCTGCCGTGGCCCGACCAGGGCCAGGGCTACATGGCCGCCACCGGCCTCGGCAAGGTCGACTCGTTCGGCGAGCAGAAGCCCGTGCCGATCGCGAGCGTCGCCAAGGCGATGACGGCGTACCTCGTGCTCAAGAGCCACCCGCTCAAGCGCGGCGAGAACGGCCCGGACATCAAGATCGACGCCAAGGCCGAGGCGGACGGCAAGCTCTACACCGAGGGCGAGTCCACGCTCAACACGGTGAAGGAGGGCGACATACTCACCGAGCGCGACGCGCTGGCCGCGATCATGATCCCCTCCGCCAACAACATCGCCCGGCTGCTGGCCCGCTGGGAGGCGGGCTCGGAGAAGGCGTTCGTCGCGAAGATGAACGCCACCGCCGACGAGCTGGGCATGAAGAACACCACGTACACCGACCCCTCCGGGCTGACCGCCTCCACGGTCTCCACCGCCGAGGACCTGGTGAAGCTCGGCGAGAAGCTGGTCGAGTTCCCGGCGCTGATGGACATCACGAAGCTGCCGGAGTGGAAGGACCCGTCGGGCCACAAGTGGCGCAACTACAACACCCTCGTGCCGTACGACGGCGCCCTCGGCATCAAGACCGGCTCGACCTCCAAGGCCGGCGGCAACCTGCTCTTCGCGGCGCACAAGATGATCGACGGCACCGACCAGCTGGTCGTCGGCGCGATCCTGGGGCAGTACGACGACGTCTCGATCATCGACGAGGTGAACCGGGTCAGCAAGAAGGTGATGGTCGCCACGCTGGACCTGCTGCAAGGCGCCAAGATCGTCAAGAAGGGCGACGTCGTCGGTGAGGTGGACGACGGCATGGGCCACACCACCCCCGTCGTCGCGACGAAGGACGTGAAGGCGGTCGGCTGGTCCGGCCTCACGGTCAAGCTCGAACTGACCGACGACGGCAGGACCATTCCGCACGAGGCGGTCGCCGGTACGCACGTCGGCACGCTCACCGTGGGCGAGGGCCGCAGCCAGGTGAAGGTCGCGGTCGCCCTCCAGAGCGACCTCGCGAAGCCGTCGTTCGGCGACAAGCTGACCCGCGTCGGCTGAGGACACCCGGAGGGGGGCGCCCGCGCGGGGCGCCCCCCTCCGCCCCCGCGCCGGAAGCGCCCCGCGTGTTAGCGTCCCGGGGGCAACGCGCGGACCCCGGAGCGCGTCTTTCGGCCCATGAGACCCGAGCAGGAGTGCCGGCCGACACCACGCGTCCGGGAAGGGACGGGGAGAGTGCAGTGACCACCGCCGAGCCGACACGGGCGAAGGACGGCACCGCTTCCGACGGCACCACGGAGCCGGCAGGCGATCCGGGCGGATCCGCCCCCGCCACCGGATTCGACGGTCTGAAGCAGCGGTGCCTGCGCCACCCGGTCCTGCTGACGACGGCGGTCGCCGCGGTCGCCCACATCCTGTGGTTCCTCTTCTTCGCCAACAGCGGCGGCGACATCGCGGCCCAGGACGCCTGGGCCGAGTTCGTCGGCCGGCACCCGGGCACGGCGTACAACCTCGCCTGGTACGGGGGCATGCACCCCGTCTCGTACAGCGTGGTCTCGCCGTATCTGATGTCCCTGCTCGGCGTGCGGACGACGATGATGATCGCCGGCACGGTCTCGGCCGGGCTGACCTCGCTGATCCTGTACCGGGTCAAGGCCGTCCGTAACCCGCTGGCCTGCTCGATGGCGGGCGTCTTCGCGTACCTGTGCAACGCGCTGTCGGGGCGGGTGACCTTCGGGCTCGGCATGATGTTCGCGGTCGGCGCGGCCGCCGCCGTGTTCTGCTGGCCGTACCGGTGGCGCTACAAGCGGTGGGCGAAGGCGGCCGTCGCCGCGCC from Streptomyces drozdowiczii carries:
- a CDS encoding DUF397 domain-containing protein; amino-acid sequence: MAIRQGSTDSWTKSSYSAQNGACVEVRSPLTQSIDVRDSKVADGPSVTFASGAWNTFVRDVTVAAAGA
- a CDS encoding helix-turn-helix domain-containing protein; this translates as MPSNVNPTVRRRRLGQELRRLREVKGMTAEEVAERLLVSQSKISRLENGRRSISQRDVRDLCGVYEVEDHRVVESLMQMAKDSRQQGWWHAFGDIPYSVYIGLETDAASLRVYEPQVIPGLLQTRQYAEALITGALPEAPQSDIDKRVGVRSRRQERITDPDHPLRMWAVIDESALRRMVGGKQVMIEQLERLVELSHLPHVTVQVLPFEAGAHPGISGQYAILEFPDAADSSVVYIEGVTSDLYLEKANDLQLYSVMYEHLRAQALSVEKSREIIARIAKEYTRLSAE
- a CDS encoding GOLPH3/VPS74 family protein, encoding MGRSRRTIPEELLLLALDPTTGTTAQPQSLDLGLAGAQLVELALAGRIAPDGDRIAVVMPRPTGDPTLDSALELLRRRGSPVRAVHWIGGPRLGLRQIYLAHLERCGMVHAVEGQMCGVLPTTRYQATDTAISRDIRARLDSAIRTGVPPDPRTAALAALAHAVGLGKHLYPGNEGRSSRSRLRDLIRHDPMGGLVAHAVMDVQNGAVAQPRRAQAAGVPLQPQVPSPSRRGSMAHTAAH